The sequence ACCATATTTTCaaaatttgttgattaaattttaatgttttaaattgATATGTTAAACTcttgataattataattatatatatttagctTTTATTATCATAAAATCAATTgtgaatattaaatttaatcatttcattttcatctaaaaattatattttttttatatatttcatgTTGAATTTATATGCATTTAGATTCGAACAAATAAAACGAGTAATCAGATTCATCTTGTAGCCGAAATTATCCACGAGTATTGcagtgcaaaaaaaaaaaaactgtgacCTTATATTACTAGTTGACATCACGCAAATATAACATTAAGAGATGCAAGAACGTGTGGCATAAGGAGATCCTTCAAATCAAATTATGTCAGGACGAGAAACCGTCAAGATACGTGGACCAATGTGAGGTGTTCTGAAATGATTCTGGAATAAGTCCTTAAATTTACTCCTAGAATTCAGGGAATATAGTTTTGCCAAAGAAAAATTGCCTCCACTACAGCGGGCATCCATCATTCAGAGGCTCACCGTTGTCGTCAAAAGAAGTTAGGACAAACATCTTAAATCGACTACCGGAACTACCCCTAACACTTTATATGTTAGTGTATTCTATAGTACTGAGACATTGTATTTGACATGTTATCCATTAGTAAAAGACAATAATTTATTCTATTATTTTCTTGTACAAATCAACTTAATAGAGTATCCAAGAATATGTGTTTGTTCATGTTTGTTGGATGCCTAATCTGGTAGCAAAACCTGAAGCATATAAAAGCACTATTCTAAATATCCATAGTCTGTTATCGTCGTCATAACGTTGATGAACTAAAGACTGGTATCTCCCTCGTGAGATGGTGGTGTTTTACTGATCATGAACATAGGATGTCACTCAAGGACATATGTACTCATAAAAGTTATGGAGTACTGGATTGATCTGCTAATGAGAACATCAAATGGTCGTGGGTCATAAGTGTATCTCATATAATACTTATATGTGAATCCTTAGACCAAAATTACTATAGATTATAGATGAGACATAGTATACTTTGACGTACGTCTAACGAGCTCGTAACTAGGTGCCAAGTATGAGTATGGCTGGATATATTGTGAATCATGGTGAGGAACATGAGGGAATTGATAATCTCTTTAAAGGAGATTAGATATCACCATCCACTTGATTAATGAAACTGAGAAGTGTGTGATCACATtcaaattagataataagagttATTACTCATTGATCTAATCAGTCCATTTAGAGATCAAGGAATGTCAAATCACTTTGGAAGAAGATGCGATAGATCCACGAACTAATAACAACttgaaagagaagagagaacaACAAAACTTGGGCGGTTAGGATTTAGGTGTGACACTGATATTACTTTTTTTAACAGAGGGAAGGGCACTAGGCcccgaaaaaaagaaaaaaaaagagactcAGGGGGGATCCCGAGCTCTTCTAAGAATTCCAGTACCAAATTTATCAGAAATAAGGATGTCCCTAAGGCCTGTAGGGGGATCATCATACCCGTGATGCCCTAAGCTCATTGATCCTGcaaaatttaccaaaaaatccACTGCTCTATTCCCTTCGCGAATGGTGTGAACAACTTTGACCTACCAATCATATCCTGACCGCTTCCGACACTCTTCTATCAACCAGTAGGATGGGAACTCTGTGCTTCCTCACTAATCATACTGACAGCCAGCTGTGAATCCGTTTCAAAGACGACTTTCTTCCATCCCATCCTCCAAGCCAATTCCATCCCGTAGTAGATGCCCCATAATTTTAGTGTCTTATTTATAGagataaattaaatttcaaccTAATTACAtgagatataaaaaaaatcattttcaaatgattaaaaaatagatttttttatcgtattaaaaacaaaattttaaatgaataatattattttaaataaattttatgcttataattaatttttatgataACAAGAAGTTTAATATGATTATAATTGAAAATTtagtattttaaattaaaatattataaatttaaatcaaTGTAATTGAAAATATAAGGGGGGCTCGTGATGTCTTTTTCTTCTATATATGATAGATTTTGTAGAAGGTAGGTTGAAAATTAAATTCCAATAACGCATCAATAAATTGAAAatgacatatatttatttatttatttccaaaaatatataaatataaatgagaTCAAAGTTTGTCTATAAGACTAGGCAATAGTTTAAattgagaaaaagaaagagaaattacAAAGAAAACAAAAGTTTAGGGTAGAAAATGTGGGACCAATTATTTGCTTTTGAAATTAATGCAAATAAATGTTTAACACAAGATGAGATATTATGAATTGTGGCATCCTCCTACCTTTCATAATATTTTCCactttaatttataatatagggaaataagaaaaaaaaattaataatttaatttttaagtcatattaaaaaaaaaattgtgcacAATACacttatattaaaaaagaaagaaaaatcttcaccagacccggatgtgattagAACCCATAACCTCCCAagacataggtaagctctcaaccactaggctaattCGCAATATCCTTAGTCGGAAGAGTAGTTGAAGGTTGCGCAGAGATGAATACAAAATTGGTCTGTTGGGATAAATTTTAAACATAAGTGCGTAAAAAtgtttttgctaaatcgaacttgttcaatttttatatgtatatatacatgttattaTCTGAGTGGTCTAGAACCAAATTTTACATACAAATATAAAACTTCTCTAAAGTAAGCTAGATTTGAACTATAAAAGTAAGATTGAGTCGTTTCGAACAAACTTAGGCAAATTTATCGCTGTTATATAATAATCAAGTTGGATTTTATAAATAACTACAAACTCAATGAGTTAATTAACCACCTTGAACCTTAATTTATGGGAAACAAAGGGCCGAAACCATCTATAATAAGGATAATTTCAACAGCTGGAGAGGGGAGGAAGAGGCAAAATCATCCACGATAGAGATCATTCCGGTGGGCAGGGGTCTGGCTCCTCCAGACCCCCTTTGTCTTCGCTAGAGATGGCAATGGGTAGCGTATCCACAGATAGTGTCAATTTCAAAATCTTACCcggttatttttaattattcgtACCCGTCTCATTATCCTAATCGGTATCCTTTTTGCATCTCATATTCGTCCCATTTAATTTACGGTTACCCGTTAAAAATTaatacataaaacaaaaaatattatgaatttaataaagcataaatttaataaatcatccatctaaaacATGAATAAACATCCCAAATTCAAAAATTCTAAAGCACGTCAATTATCAAGaaattaaaatacattaaaaataaGTAGTTCATTTTAATAATCTTCATTTTCCCTCCATTTTGTGTCAGCTTTATCAAGAGAAAATCTGATGTCCCCATTTCCGTATCCTCTTCCATATTTCTCTCACAAAAAGTGGTCCCCTTTAATCAtgttaatatattttatgagcAAAGGGGACCCACATGATTAAAAGGACCTACTTTTTATGAGTGGGACATGGAAGGAGACACCAAAATAGGGACAACAGATTTTCTCCCAGCTTTATCAACCTTCAAGAGAATAaaatatacaaattaataagttATATATTACCCATTACCTGTCAAATATATATCGAGTATCGGGTATCCTGGAGGTGTTCCACATACACGTCACATACCTGTtacaaataatatttttatcccAAATATCCTTTTATATAAGGTACAAACAGTTCTAATAGAATCGGATTATATCGAGTACCTGCAGATACAGtaccgttgccatccctagtctCTGCCCGTGTCCGAGGGCACTAGGATCTAAGGGTGCACACAAAAATCCgtaaaaccgaaaaaccaaaccgaaaataagattaaccgaaatcgatggactagtgtacgatttttaattttaaaaatagtggttaatggtTAAGGTTACGGTTTAGGATGCGATCCAAagcttttttattcatttattatattagttttggtttcagttttgccttggtctgagggtgccaacctagttgggattcgCTGTTGGATCTACTAATTTCCAggtttcatatatatatatatatatatatatatatatatatatatatatatatgggcgAGATCCAATGTGACAATGAGTTAGggtgtgacaatgagcttattgtgtgacataacaaaactacttAGTTTTGATAATAATTGAAAAGGACatggtggcaaatttgtaaataaaaggaaagagatgatagagaatattgttttatttttatttttaaaataatttttcccgacatttctaatctcgtttttcaaaaatttttatactattagactcgtctaaattaggcGGTCATTTTAAAATCCCTGAAgctcaaataaaaaaatttcggtGAACGAAATCTGGGTAGGCGTTTTCTGACgaaaaaaaagtgcccagaaaattctcaaaaaattccagaaaatgtaaaacattattctgagaaactttaattcttgggacgaaacgagatttcttacggtttagtcacaataaaacttgttccttaattttatcaattttacatgcttcaacaatttgttgggtcaaaaccgtaaggaatctcgttttgagccaaaaattaaagtttcttaaaatgatgtcttacatattttgaaattttttgataattttctgggcacattttttgtcctacttacattgatccgacagtgtacgaaattgttccaaatcagtgtactatttgttccaacataatacttatattgttccaacagaataaatcagcgtaccaatttttccaacaaaatagttctattattccagtataatacttatattgttccaacataataaatcagtttaccaattgttccaaatcaattttattatatatgtcttcaatttcatttttgtttcttagtattaatatattatcttcaaatttatattagttatattatttagaaaataattctaattcttatattcttccaacagaataattatattgttccaacagaatagttatattgttccaacagaatacttatattgttccaacagaattgttatattgttccaacaaaatattgcaacacatagtgctgaaaggtaagaccaaaaaatgcccagaaaattatcaaaaaattctaaaatatgtaaaacatcattttaacaaactttaattctttgctcaaaatgatatttcttacagttttgacccaataaattgttgaagcatgtaaaatagataaaattaaggaaattgttttattgggactaaaccataaGAAATCCTCATTCgacccaaaaattaaagtttatcaaaataatgttttacattttctggagatttttgagaattttctgggtactttctgttttctcgccggaaaacgcccacctaatcgccggattccgttgatttgggactaaaccgtaaggaatctcattttgagtcaagaattaaagtttctcagaattatgttttacattttttggaattttttaaaaattttctagacattttttctcacagaaaaacaaatcgcCGGATTCTATTCACCGGAAtcttttttacttgagcttcttggatcttaaaatgaccgtctaattaagacgagtccaacggtataattttttttttgaaaaatgaggttggaaaagtcgggaaaatgcattttaaagaaaagaaataaaacaattttctctttccttttatttacaaatttgccaccttccccttgttaattacaaaattggtccttatcacacaataaggcttgtcacaccataagaaatgtgtcacacctgatctcatatatatatatatatataggtgagatccagtgtgacaaggggttacggtgtgacaatgagcttattgtgtgacataacaaaactacatagtttgaTAATAATTGAAAAGAGCAATGtgacaaatttataaataaaaggaaatagatgagtgataaaattgttttatttctttttgtttaaaatacattttcccgacatttctaacctcgttttttgaaattttttatactattagactcgtctaaattagacggtcattttaagatccctgaagctcaagtaaaaaaaattccggtgaacggaatccgggtgggcgttttctggcaaaaaaaaagtgcctagaaaattctcaaaaaatttcagaaaatgtaaaacattattctgagaaactttaattcttgggacaaagcgagatttcttacggtttagtcccaataaaacttgttccttaattttatccattttatatgcttcaacaatttgttgggtaaaaaccgtaaggaatctcattttgagccaagaattgaagtttcttaaaatgatgttttacatgttttagaattttttgataattttctgggcacgctTTTTTGTCTTATTTACATTGTTGCGActgtgtacgaaattgttccaaatcagtgtaccatttgttccaacataatacttatattgttccaacagaataaatcagcgtaccaatttttccaacaaaatagttctattatttcagcataatacttatattgttccaacataataaatcagtttactaATTGttacaaatcaattttattatccatgtcttcaattttatttttgtttcttagtatttattatagtatcttcaaatttatattagttatattatttagaaaataattctaattcttatattcttccaacagaataattatattgttccaacagaatagttatcttgttccaacaaaatattgcAACAAATAATGCTGAAAGGTAAGACCAAAaattgcccagaaaattatcaaaaaattctaaaatatgtaaaatattattttaagaaactttaattcttggctcaaaatgatatttcttaaggttttgacccaataaattattgaagcatgtaaaatggataaaattaaggaaattgttttattgggactaaactgtaAGCAATcttgcttcgacccaagaattaaagtttctcaaaataatgttttgcattttctgaaattttttgagaattttctggatactttctgttttctcgccggaaaCGCCCACCTAATCcacggattccgttgatttgggactaaaccgtgaGGAATatcactttgagtcaagaattaaagtttctcagaatgatgttttatattttctgaaaattttCTGGGCATTGTTTTTCTTACAGAAAAACAAATCGccggatttttttttacttgagcttctgggttcttaaaatgaccgtctaattaagacgagtccaatggtataaaagtttttgaaaaacgaggttggaaaagtcggaaaaatgcattttaaagaaaagaaataaaacaattttttctttcattttatttacaaatttgccacctttccctggttaattacaaaagTGATACTTGTCACACAATAAAACTTGTCACgccataagaaatgtgtcacacctgatctcttttttttatatatatatatatatatatatatatatatatatagacataATTGTGACACATGTTGAAATTCCCTACAATTTACTTTACTAGAATgaccatatatttttttaaaaaaatagtatgaaatttgtttttaatttaaagagtGGCtgctttagtttttttttttttttgaaataaatggCTGCTTTAGTTTATTAAACTTAAAATATGTAATACTTTATCAATATGTCTATTTCTAATGCTTTTATTaactctttattattatttttttatttgttagaaATGTAATGTCACACGCAAATAAATATGATTTGTGTATTTTTAACTGCATTTAGGGTCCGTTTGGCTATTTGCTGTTTGATGTTCCTGTTTGCTGGTTCCTAattctgtttgttgtttgccTTTCGAAAAacctgcttttccaaaaagcagggatttcctgcttttgtaaaaagctacttttcagtTGTAAAAGGTAAACAGTAGGTGTCCAACCAAACACCTCAAACTCTAATGAAAATGCAAATAGGAGATGAAAAGTAGGTAACCAAACACCCTcttaatgttaataattaatcattttttaaCTATTGACTTTAATGTATATaaccaattaaaattaaatatgccaaAACTTTCAAGTCAATCTTTCTGTCAACaaccattttaaccaaaaaaaatagttaaaattgaataatatttttttattataatttttacataTATACTGAGCCTTATAAGTAAGGTAGATTTCTAATATATGTAGATGTGTTTTAaacctacgatgtttaaagtaTTAGATTTGGATCAAAgaggacaatatctacatgatatTGGACAAAATTGTTACATAAAGTTAAAGTAAGTTGAAGCAGTAGAAAAGTCGTTGTAAGCAAATTAAGTAgtgattttaaaaataaaattaaatattgatcgttttaaacaaattaagaTATATATAGTGATATCATGCGAATAACATCAAGCTACATGTATCCTCATTTTAGTCAATATGGATGTCCAGAACAAGGAAAACCGTCAAATCGAAGTAAACATGAATAAATATCCCTCAAAACATGTGGACCAATTTGATACACACCAAATCCTCTTCAGACCAGGACCCCTAATTCACGTCTAGGATTAACGAATCTCAGTTTTGGTGTATTGCTAACTACTTAAAATACGTCCACCAGTTGGAAGCCAACACATGTCCTCCAAGGACTCTAGGGTGAATATTGACGCCGACTACCGATTTTACCTCTGTCTCTCTCTAAATAGAGTATGACTTCACATTCAAGGTACATACATATTGTAATTTATTCTCAATTGTTTAGTGCTCTCATTCTAAACTCCATCAACTTAAGCATCAAAATGAATTTATCGATCAACGGTCTTGCCTTAATCCTTTTGCTGTCTTACTTCAGACATTAAAGAAGTTCTAATTGGTATCGGAATACTCTCACAGAGGAAAGATTCTACTGTGTATCGGGACTAATAATGGTCCCTCCACTCAGATGATGTCATTTCATCCTAACTGCTGATATAGCATGTGGAAACATGAGAAATTTTACAGTACTCCATAAGTAATATTCCTGACCAATAAAAATCGTTTTGACTACCACTATATGAGCATGATTgatggaaagaaaaaatataCACGTGTCGTGAATTGATTGGTCAGCTGCGGAAACATAAATTCAGTGTTTATATTCAAATTGGGAGGGACTAAGTATATATTCAAACCTTATTTATTTATACATTATTAGTATATAATTTAACAGTGCATGTTATCATTTATTAAATCTAGTTGTTATAAGGActtcatttcattttttttttatgatatagTTTGGTGTAGGTGAAAATCTTTATTGCAATTTAGACTTTTTCCCATCCATTTCACCGACAATtacttctctctctctaaaactttctcactcctccacttataattacaatcatcatcatcttctaatcataattataaataatctcTGCAAATTTTTCTGACACTCAAAAAAACATCATGGTACAATCCAAGAAATTCAGAGGAGTCAGGCAACGCCAGTGGGGCTCTTGGGTCTCCGAAATTCGTCACCCCTTACTGTAATTCCCCCCTCTCTATTTATTACTCACGAGACGTGGTGCGTCTGGCGTATAGTATAGTTTTTCGGTTTGTATACTCTCATTGTTCTTATTCTATCTTCTATATGTTTTTCAGGAAGAGGAGGATATGGTTGGGGACATTCGAGACAGCCGAAGCTGCAGCGAGAGCGTATGACGAAGCAGCCATTTTGATGAATGGGCAAAACGCCAAGACAAATTTCGCCGCGGATGAGAAAAACGGTAGTGGGTTGACTATTAGCGACAAATTGAGTTCGTCGGTGATATCGCCGTTGGGGTTCTCTAAAAGTAGTAAGAGTCTCGCGGAGGTGTTGAAtgggaagttgaggaagagttgtAAAGACTCGTCGCCGGCTTCGTTGACGTGTTTGAGGCTGGATAACGATAATTCGCATATTGGCGTGTGGCAGAAAGGAGGGGGAGGTGGATCGAGGTCGAGTTCTAATTGGGTAATGAGAGTTGAGCTTGGAAATAAGAAGATACAACAAGTGACTGAGGAGGACAGGTCGTCGCTATCACCATCGTCGATATCTTCATTGTCGCCATCATCGTCTTCGTCATCATTAGCGACAAACGATGCGGGAGTTGGGAGTGTGGATGAAGAAGATAGAATTGCTATGCAAATGATAGAAGAACTACTTCATTGGAATTGACTTGTTACATATCAACTTCGTGATCATGGTAGggttgattaattagtttacttATCAAAATAAATGTATAAATTCATAAGAGTGTTCACGGAGATTGCAACTCATCATGAAGTACTAAAGTAATCATGGTCGGAATGCTAAACCAACCTCCTATTTCAACAAGATCTCGGATACCAATGGCGTCCGAGACAGCCCTTCATGCCCATAGAGGCTAGAATTGCTAGTAAATTGAAAGATATATAGTATTTAGCTCTTATTAAACTTGTAGATGTTTTATATTTTAACTTTGATACAGTGATACTTAGGTGTTGTTAGATAaaactgaaaaaataaatactgaattttaagtgttgaatattaaaagtgctgaaattattaaatgatgtaactgtttgataaatattagaaataaatattgaagttaaaaatattagttgataattttcaacttaaaattttaagttaaatattttaatctACAATAATAAATGAATTTTAACTTAATTGAATAATTCAAGTAATGGAGAAGTAACAGTTATCAAACATACTTacattaaataagtgcttaatattttagttaaagtcattaagagggtgtttgtttcagcttttcggaggagcgtttagcgtttcacttcaaaccgcaggaaatatagcgtttggttaggtttatataaccgcaacgtttagcgttttctctggaaactgcagcgttttggagcgtttcacgaaaagctcatatttgaagcttttcataaacagctgtttgtagttatatgttattgacaaaattatccttctacaacataattaccggaagaacaaggttttgttgcgttcaataaattttttattttttatatagattatttttattaatttgtgtaacacattttttattttataataggataaagtgcaaaaatacctctaacatttatagctaggagcaattggtgtagaataagaaacaaaatatctatgttttctaataatatctgaaattgacctaacttgtcagtgttaggggtaaaattgtttttagctGCCAgtattatggataaaattgcaccattttaggcgttaagagtaaaattattcctagttgtaaacattatgagtattttttcacattttgtcttttataatttcaccgttgattaatttaaaacatgtccattttagatattttaaaccgaacagcaacagttccatataattttaccaaacactagtaattaaatagctaataacaaacaactaacaacaacaactaacaacttactgcaactgcaaacagctaacagcaaccgcaacagctattagctaacagctgaaccaaacaagcTCTAAGTGATTTATCAAACCGAGCGTCAGTCTAtatacttttattattattaaacttTACCttcttattaatattattagcaGACATACATTATATGATTAGAATTTCTATTATACTTAATAGTAATACATTCAATCAATAGAAAATAGATTCACTGGCGAATACATGATTGTTCAGTTGGGGGGCCGATTTTATACGTggtgtgtaaaaaaaaaatttgttaaatcgaacttgttcaattttttttccgtatatatatgtattacaATCAGAGTGGTcaataaccaatttttaagtataatgtacaattttttaaaattaagctatattatatttaagattcttaacatgtaaaaaaagtTGTGTCTAATTCAGTACCCGATCTAAATTTCTTAAAAACATGGGGCCAGAACCACCACAGCCTCAAATTTTATGGAGACAATggggccgaaactactcgtggtCATGGTGGTTTCGCCGGCCGGAGAGACCCGGACCCCCTTTTGTCTCCGTCCCTGAATAGATTTATATAATTTCATAAGAAATGACCgatcttaaaaaataaatatgtacaAGTGTCATCTATTCATTATTTAGTTGTATTACTCTAAAACTATAAGTATGATAGAATATCTTAAAGGATAAGGGATTAAAttgtaataataattaaaatacataagCTAATGTCATGAAATTAAAAGATAGGGACTAGATGTTGAAATTTGGATAAGAATCAAAGTTGTAGTTTGTGCCTTGTTGTATAAATATATGCTTCTacctatatatacataattttgatGTACTTTATATCAAATCTACAAGTCTTTTCATGCCATATAGTTGCAGATTTTTTTTGGGGATTTAATTAATTCTATTGTGATTGGTGACTGAAATTTGCATATATGTGTATATGTATTATTGTAccttatgtatatatgtattattgagcatttaattcaattcaaattttttaataCGGGTGAGCGAGGATTCAAATTTcttaaaatgagaaaaaatcgATTAAGGTGATTTGGCCAtctaagacgaagagcgcttgatgcgccggttagaaTGATTGAAGAGTGTCAAATGGATGGAAAGGTGAGGGACAGAGGAAgatctaagcaaacttggaagagggtgattgaAAGTGATATGaatttattggggattgaggaaaatatggtagtggatggagagaatttatgttgctgacacgacttgatttcacggtttcatATGACG comes from Euphorbia lathyris chromosome 8, ddEupLath1.1, whole genome shotgun sequence and encodes:
- the LOC136203094 gene encoding ethylene-responsive transcription factor SHINE 2-like gives rise to the protein MVQSKKFRGVRQRQWGSWVSEIRHPLLKRRIWLGTFETAEAAARAYDEAAILMNGQNAKTNFAADEKNGSGLTISDKLSSSVISPLGFSKSSKSLAEVLNGKLRKSCKDSSPASLTCLRLDNDNSHIGVWQKGGGGGSRSSSNWVMRVELGNKKIQQVTEEDRSSLSPSSISSLSPSSSSSSLATNDAGVGSVDEEDRIAMQMIEELLHWN